A region from the uncultured Draconibacterium sp. genome encodes:
- a CDS encoding WYL domain-containing protein, with translation MSKRESISRYNLIIKKLRKHAASFKEISEYLEFESELQEYNFIISKRTFQRDLDDIRSLYNIDIQYDYSRKVYHIEFDQQPEINERILEAYDTFNALNITDRLSDHIHFEKRRPQGTENLYGLLHAVKNRVQIKFTYQKYWEEKLTQRIVEPYVLKEFRNRWYVLARDVKDQHIKSFALDRLTNLEISKARFQFPRDFNTNEHFKYCFGIIGPNDHQPQEVILSFTPFQGKYIKSLPLHESQQILVDNEEELRIKLKLFITHDFFMELLSYGENMKVIQPESLIDDLKASLIKVLKQYD, from the coding sequence ATGTCAAAACGAGAATCCATTTCACGATATAACCTGATTATAAAAAAACTGCGAAAGCATGCTGCAAGTTTCAAGGAGATTTCGGAATACCTCGAATTTGAATCGGAGTTGCAAGAATATAATTTTATTATATCAAAACGAACATTTCAGCGCGATTTGGACGACATTCGTTCGCTTTACAATATTGATATTCAGTATGATTATTCACGAAAAGTATATCATATTGAATTTGACCAGCAACCTGAAATAAATGAAAGGATATTAGAAGCTTACGATACATTTAATGCTCTTAATATCACGGATAGATTGTCCGATCACATTCATTTTGAAAAAAGAAGACCTCAGGGAACTGAAAATCTATACGGATTGCTTCATGCGGTGAAGAATCGTGTCCAGATAAAATTCACCTATCAAAAATATTGGGAAGAGAAATTAACTCAACGTATTGTTGAACCCTATGTTTTAAAAGAGTTTCGAAATCGCTGGTACGTTTTAGCTCGTGATGTAAAAGACCAGCATATTAAAAGCTTTGCTTTAGACCGTTTAACAAATTTGGAGATATCGAAAGCGCGGTTCCAGTTTCCTCGTGATTTTAACACAAACGAACATTTTAAGTATTGTTTTGGGATTATAGGTCCAAACGACCATCAACCACAAGAGGTCATCTTATCCTTTACACCATTTCAAGGGAAGTACATAAAATCTCTGCCTTTACATGAATCTCAGCAGATATTAGTAGACAACGAAGAAGAATTACGAATTAAACTCAAACTGTTTATCACCCACGATTTCTTTATGGAGCTATTATCGTATGGTGAGAATATGAAAGTTATTCAACCTGAAAGTTTAATTGATGACCTAAAAGCATCATTGATAAAAGTGCTAAAACAATATGACTAA
- a CDS encoding 3'-5' exonuclease gives MDFVAIDFETAINHNACAVGIVTIKNGKIVDEYHSLIKPPNNKYSWYTIQVHGITPQDTTNAPSFAEVYPEIKRRLQNKTIVAHNIGFDRSVLVKSMELYGLNYEELNITDRWKCTMQMCKASDRYPSGKLNECCAVDGIPLNHHEALFDARACAEIYMRF, from the coding sequence ATGGATTTTGTAGCAATAGATTTTGAAACAGCTATCAATCACAACGCATGTGCGGTTGGAATTGTGACCATTAAAAATGGGAAGATTGTTGACGAGTACCACTCTTTGATAAAACCACCAAATAATAAATATAGTTGGTACACGATACAAGTACATGGCATAACCCCCCAGGATACGACCAATGCACCTTCTTTTGCCGAGGTTTATCCAGAAATAAAAAGACGCTTGCAGAACAAAACGATTGTAGCTCATAATATTGGGTTCGATCGCAGTGTACTTGTCAAGTCGATGGAATTATACGGGCTCAACTATGAGGAACTGAATATTACCGACCGATGGAAATGTACAATGCAAATGTGTAAGGCAAGTGATAGATATCCGTCAGGAAAACTCAATGAATGTTGTGCCGTAGATGGTATACCACTTAATCATCATGAAGCGCTATTTGATGCAAGGGCTTGTGCCGAAATTTATATGAGATTTTAG
- a CDS encoding MotA/TolQ/ExbB proton channel family protein → MKFLDRLFPFLDKEIFVENMLTAYWVIALVAIFLIAFFYLIWKLFLIRRSLNSNRIKTHKKMKRIWTAYQSSFYKYGEFIKTTEFAENYFNEQNILLASLNLRLINNISNILIGLGILGTFVGLTYGIADSNFETTEAIKESINNLLSGMGTAFVSSIWGMFLSLVFTIVFKLWQSNMTKQIQDLCLDLDIENKIEQQKYEEYKQQKQRDIINGLFNDYLVADTDEGKQLPKNVFRQLLEESVKQTTSLQSFSDDLGTSIELAMEKLVEDNSQQISQLIEEKLVPVLEDLKAIKQDSGTKVIENAVQRLADSMKAMMDDFKNTITGDTKQEMEGLAERLTIVSESLVGIPNTMTDITLQVSEVIDALKETVVKNIEQSRNEATEINKRNQETFTAATTEYKSTVEDIQDHMELLLSTQKDNIKQVSEINDEIKTTLRENSQVNQQFEMMIQKSKIVVQLIDDISNKFERNSNVLDESSSNLKSSISSFRDSISNYVDRNNQLLSYQQEVSEKTKNVSELYSQRFETIEKGLTGIFEQIQTGLKDYQKTTGENLNQYLKQFSTILTAAHQGLENNVSGLNDITEELTDQIDKLNRRR, encoded by the coding sequence ATGAAATTTTTAGACAGACTGTTCCCGTTCTTAGACAAAGAGATATTCGTTGAAAATATGCTCACGGCATATTGGGTGATTGCACTAGTCGCAATCTTCTTAATTGCATTTTTTTATCTTATATGGAAGTTGTTTTTAATTAGAAGAAGTCTCAATAGCAATAGAATCAAGACTCATAAGAAAATGAAAAGAATATGGACAGCGTACCAATCTTCATTTTACAAATATGGAGAATTTATAAAAACAACTGAGTTTGCTGAGAATTATTTTAATGAACAAAACATACTGCTAGCCTCATTAAATCTTAGATTGATTAACAACATCTCAAATATACTTATCGGACTTGGTATCTTAGGAACATTTGTTGGCTTAACCTATGGAATTGCAGATTCCAACTTCGAAACAACAGAAGCCATTAAGGAAAGCATCAATAATTTGTTATCAGGAATGGGGACTGCATTTGTTTCTTCCATATGGGGAATGTTTCTGTCTTTGGTGTTTACCATAGTTTTTAAGCTGTGGCAATCAAACATGACTAAACAAATTCAAGATTTGTGCCTGGATTTAGACATCGAAAACAAAATAGAACAACAAAAATATGAAGAGTATAAACAGCAAAAACAACGTGATATCATCAATGGATTATTTAATGATTACTTAGTTGCCGATACAGATGAAGGAAAACAATTACCCAAGAATGTATTTAGGCAGCTTCTTGAAGAATCTGTTAAGCAGACGACCTCGCTGCAATCATTCTCCGATGATTTAGGAACAAGCATTGAGCTGGCTATGGAGAAACTGGTTGAAGACAATAGTCAACAGATAAGCCAGCTAATAGAGGAAAAACTTGTGCCTGTTCTGGAAGACCTGAAAGCAATAAAACAGGATTCTGGTACGAAAGTTATTGAAAATGCAGTGCAGCGATTAGCTGATTCAATGAAGGCTATGATGGATGACTTTAAAAACACAATAACAGGTGATACTAAACAAGAGATGGAAGGACTTGCAGAAAGACTTACTATCGTTTCGGAGTCTCTTGTTGGTATTCCTAACACCATGACTGACATAACGCTGCAAGTTTCAGAAGTAATTGATGCCTTAAAAGAAACGGTCGTAAAAAATATTGAACAGTCAAGAAATGAGGCAACTGAAATAAATAAACGAAATCAGGAAACATTTACGGCAGCAACAACAGAATACAAATCTACAGTTGAAGATATTCAAGACCATATGGAGTTATTGTTGTCAACTCAAAAAGACAATATCAAACAAGTCTCTGAAATAAACGATGAAATAAAAACAACACTTAGAGAAAACAGCCAGGTAAATCAGCAATTTGAAATGATGATTCAGAAATCAAAAATTGTTGTTCAGCTGATTGATGATATTTCAAATAAGTTTGAAAGGAACTCAAATGTTTTAGACGAATCTTCTTCTAACCTAAAGTCAAGTATATCCAGCTTCAGAGATAGTATAAGTAACTATGTTGATAGAAATAATCAGCTACTTAGCTACCAACAAGAAGTAAGTGAAAAAACAAAAAACGTTTCAGAATTATATTCACAACGTTTTGAGACTATTGAAAAAGGATTGACTGGAATTTTCGAACAAATACAAACAGGACTAAAGGACTATCAAAAAACTACAGGAGAGAATTTAAATCAATATCTAAAACAATTTTCAACAATATTAACTGCTG
- a CDS encoding ATP-binding protein, producing the protein MEQNIKLNILKSIGEVFEQSKECKLTSSHFEKLANELTLLSEYFNTSQNQSFFIAMVFALNYKGDTVDLNDLIEYFDCNPMKLLEFSDDFEELNSRGIFEKQKSRHRMKLAGTNDQFIINEQISKAILQNKPMPELQKDKHNDIIDLLEKLFRIGETREENEFPTIVMFLKIERLLSENQHFVLIEKIQQNNYEVEDSYLYFYLIWKTLSGNKTIDVSRALEKFYDNPSERLNYMQKIVSGNHALIKADLIETEDASFFNDIEIKLTDKSYRFLNECNLKLFTARKWDNVIHPSEIPARKLIFNDVEKQQLLMLQNLLDEDNLLSVQNRLSGKGLPQGVTVLLYGEPGTGKTETVKQLAKETDRQIMKVEISKSKSMWFGQSEKLIKRIFTDYKTFAKECPQAPILLFNEADAIISKRRDIGSSNVAQTENAIQNIILEELENFEGILIATTNLANNLDSAFERRFLFKIKFRKPDDSIKAQIWKSKLPQLSLSECSLLAGDFNFSGGQIENILRKSEIHEIIHGVTITFKQIIDFCKEETLNNKRVQIGFSKQ; encoded by the coding sequence ATGGAGCAAAATATCAAGCTAAATATTCTTAAAAGTATAGGTGAAGTTTTCGAACAATCGAAAGAATGTAAACTTACAAGTTCTCATTTCGAAAAACTGGCAAATGAACTAACCTTGTTGTCTGAATATTTTAATACATCCCAAAATCAATCCTTTTTTATTGCCATGGTTTTTGCTCTCAACTACAAAGGAGACACCGTTGATTTAAATGATTTGATTGAATATTTTGATTGCAACCCGATGAAATTATTAGAATTCAGCGATGATTTTGAAGAATTGAATTCAAGGGGCATTTTTGAAAAGCAAAAATCAAGACACCGAATGAAACTGGCAGGAACCAATGACCAATTCATTATTAATGAACAGATTTCAAAAGCGATACTTCAAAACAAACCAATGCCCGAACTTCAAAAAGATAAACACAACGACATAATTGACTTATTGGAGAAACTATTTCGTATTGGAGAAACAAGAGAAGAAAATGAGTTTCCGACAATTGTAATGTTCCTAAAAATTGAAAGGTTACTCTCAGAAAATCAGCACTTTGTCTTGATTGAGAAAATTCAGCAAAACAATTACGAGGTTGAAGACAGCTACCTTTACTTTTATTTAATCTGGAAAACTTTGTCGGGCAATAAAACTATTGATGTCAGCAGAGCATTGGAAAAGTTTTATGACAATCCCTCTGAACGTTTAAATTATATGCAAAAAATAGTGTCGGGCAACCATGCACTAATTAAAGCTGATTTAATTGAAACAGAGGACGCCAGTTTTTTTAATGACATCGAAATAAAACTTACCGATAAATCATATCGCTTTTTAAATGAGTGTAATTTAAAACTATTCACTGCAAGGAAATGGGATAATGTTATCCATCCGTCTGAAATACCAGCCCGAAAACTCATTTTCAATGATGTTGAAAAGCAACAGCTATTGATGTTACAAAACCTTCTGGATGAAGATAATCTTTTGTCCGTTCAGAATAGATTATCAGGGAAAGGGTTACCACAAGGCGTAACGGTGCTGCTATACGGTGAACCTGGAACTGGAAAAACAGAAACTGTGAAACAACTGGCAAAAGAAACCGACCGTCAAATTATGAAAGTGGAAATCAGCAAATCAAAGTCCATGTGGTTTGGCCAGAGTGAAAAATTGATTAAACGCATTTTTACCGATTATAAAACATTTGCAAAAGAATGCCCCCAAGCCCCCATTCTCCTTTTCAACGAAGCCGATGCTATCATTTCAAAAAGGCGAGATATAGGAAGTTCAAATGTAGCTCAAACTGAGAACGCAATACAAAATATCATACTGGAAGAACTGGAGAATTTTGAAGGGATATTAATTGCGACAACTAACCTTGCCAATAACCTTGACTCGGCTTTTGAAAGGAGGTTTTTGTTTAAAATCAAATTTCGAAAACCTGACGATAGCATAAAAGCCCAGATATGGAAATCGAAACTGCCACAATTATCCTTATCAGAATGTTCTTTACTGGCAGGGGATTTTAATTTTTCTGGTGGTCAAATCGAAAACATTCTCAGAAAAAGTGAGATTCACGAAATTATTCACGGTGTTACTATTACTTTTAAGCAGATAATTGACTTCTGCAAAGAAGAGACATTGAATAACAAGAGAGTACAAATTGGTTTCAGCAAACAATAG